ATCTGCTTGCCGATCGGATCGGAGTCGCCGAAGAGGCGCGCCTTGAGCGTGTCGTTGACGATGACGACGCGCGCCGCCGCGTTCTCCTCCTGCGCGCTGAAGTTGCGGCCCGGGGAGATGTCGCCCTTGTCGGTCTCCATCCACTCGGAGCTCAGCGCGTCGTAGCCGACCGACGGCAGCTGCTTGTCGCGGTAGCGGAACGGCTTCTGGTCGCCCCAGATCTCCGTCACCGCCGCCACCGACGGCAGCGCGCGCAGCATCGCCGCCTCGTCGCGCGTCAGCGGCGGGTTGCGGCGCGTCGGGTCGTCCTCGTTGGGGCCGAAGCTGACGTTCAGGGGGCGGCGGCGCACCTGGAACGACGTCGCGCCGAAGGCCTCGACGTCGCTCTGGAAGCTGCGCGTCATGCCGTGCACCGCCGCCGCCATCGCGACGACGACGAACACGCCGATGGCGACGCCGAAGATCGTGAGCGCCGCGCGCACCTTGTTGGCGCGCAGCGCCTCGAGCGCGATGCCGATGCCCTCGACGGTCTGGAGGACGCGGGTGAAGATCGACATCAGGGCCTCACTCGGAGCGCAGGGCGGTGATCGGATCGAGCCGCGCGGCGCGGCTGGCGGGGTACGCGCCGGACACGATGCCGACGCCGGCGCCCACCACCAGCGCGACGGCGATCGACCAGGGCGCGACGCCGGCGGGCAGGAACGGGAAGGCCATCGCGAGCAGCTTCGCCGCGCCCAGGCCGAGCGCGATGCCGATCGCCGCGCCGACGAGGCTCAGCGTCGCCGACTCGACGAGGAACTGGCGCAGGATGTCCTTCCGTCGCGCGCCGAGCGCCTTGCGGATCCCGATCTCGCGCGTCCGCTCGGCCACCGCGACGAGCATGATGTTCATGATCACCATCGAGCCGACGATGAGGCCGATCGCCGGGAGCGCGGTGCCGAACATCAGCATCTTCCCCTTGAGCTCATCGAAGAACTGCAGGGCGGAGTCGGAGGTCTCGAAGGAGAAGTTGTCCTCCTGGCCCGGCCCGAGGTGGCGCCGCGCGCGCATCGCCTCGCGCACGACCTCCTGCAGGTCCTCCAGCATCTCGCGCGTCGGCGCCTGCACGATCAGCCCGTCCACGTCGCCGCGCGGGTTCGTGACGCGGCGCAGCGCGCTGTTGAACGGCGCGATCGCCAGCCGGTCGAGCGAGAAGCCGAACACGTTGCCCTGCTTCTCGATCACGCCGATGACGGTGTACGGCAGCCCGCCGATCCGGATCTCGCGGCCCAGCGGATCGAGGTTCGGGAAGAAGTCGCGCGCGACCTCGTCGCCGATCACGACCACCGAGGAGCCCAGCTCCGCCTCCTGCGGCGTGAAGGCGCGCCCGCTGGACAGGTCGTACTTCTTGATGCGGAAGTAGTCGCCGTCGGTCGCGACCGCGTTCACCTGGCGGCGCCGTGCGTACGGCGTGACCGCGTAGGGCCGGTCCTCGCTGTGGATCGCCGTCTGCGTGCCGGGCGGCAGCGCGTCGCGCATGATCTTCACGTCCGCCGGATAGATGCGCGGCCGCCGCTGGATCCGGCGCCACTCCTCCTCGGAGTAGTCGCCGCCGATGAAGTTGAAGCGGCGCACGGTGAACGTGTTCCCGCCGATCAGCTTCCCGGCGAAGTCGTTCTCCATGTAGTTGCTCATCCCCTGCACGATGGAGATGACGGCGATCAGGAACATGACGCCGATGAGCACGCCGAGCACGGT
This region of Roseisolibacter agri genomic DNA includes:
- a CDS encoding ABC transporter permease, producing MPLLEAVRLALQQIRVQKLKSFFTVLGVLIGVMFLIAVISIVQGMSNYMENDFAGKLIGGNTFTVRRFNFIGGDYSEEEWRRIQRRPRIYPADVKIMRDALPPGTQTAIHSEDRPYAVTPYARRRQVNAVATDGDYFRIKKYDLSSGRAFTPQEAELGSSVVVIGDEVARDFFPNLDPLGREIRIGGLPYTVIGVIEKQGNVFGFSLDRLAIAPFNSALRRVTNPRGDVDGLIVQAPTREMLEDLQEVVREAMRARRHLGPGQEDNFSFETSDSALQFFDELKGKMLMFGTALPAIGLIVGSMVIMNIMLVAVAERTREIGIRKALGARRKDILRQFLVESATLSLVGAAIGIALGLGAAKLLAMAFPFLPAGVAPWSIAVALVVGAGVGIVSGAYPASRAARLDPITALRSE